The genomic interval ACTGGAGCCATCCAGCCCCCAAATCCTTTCTCCAGTTGCCTAGCAACAGCCAGGGTAAGATGATCGTTATTCGTCAGAGCAATTACCTGAATGCCTAATGGGATGCCATCTTTGTTTAGCCCCAATGGAACCTGGGTAATTGGAAATCCTaagatattaaaaataccaGTGTATGCAAAATTAAAAGGTGTGGTTATTGGAGAATTGTGGAAGGGCGCCACCTTGGGGTGAGATGGATACAACAGGATGCCATCATCACCAAGTAATTCTTCAATATCAGCTCTTAACTTGTCACTTGATCTGCATAATTTCTCTCGTTCACTCTTTGGCATCAGGACTTCGAGTTTTTCACCCAGAGCCAGTCCAATGGATGGCAGAGTGTGGTTTGATAGTTGAAATACCCACTTGAATAACTCCCATGTTGGATAGACTTTAGATCCACTATCACCCATCAAGTCATTAAATGTCTGCCCATCGTCGTATTTTGACATCATTGCTGACCACATTTCAAAGGAGTACTTCAATCGACGCAGCTTAGTAGACGTGAAATGAACATCTAGCTGGTCTTCTAGGTACTTCACAGCCTgtgaaacaaacaaattaaaaaaatagtttaagTTTGGACTTAGATTGATCATTCATGGGCAGGATTCTACGCATACTCATCATCACAAGTGTTTGCTACCCAACACTGAAAATCTACACTCTATAATGAACTTCcaataaattatattaattatgcaaattacagacTTAATTGTAATCTgtaattgatgtatattttaatcTCGATTTAGCTATAAATAATGACTAATGCTCATGAATATAAATGACTGACCAGTGCTCCTCAGGGCTGGGGAGAACAATTATAATGATAGAAAGGCGAGCATTAGTCTTGTCAACATGACCCTTACTGACTGGCAcaccaaaaaacacaaaaacaacctTTTATGAACACCAAGTCTTGTAAACTGATAATAAAGTGGACATGTTCTGCTTCTGCAAAGACTACTGCATAGGGTGTAAATATAACAATGCCAATCCTTGGCCATTGCATCTTTGCATAATTCACTTTTTGCCCCAAgatatacagacacatacaaaatatatcttcTGGATCTTCCAAGTATAACCATATCATTATTCAtgtataaattgtcatttttagtaTCTATACTTtcatatagaatatatatacataccttAGACTGCACTGCTTTCAATTCTGGcctgacctttgacaccatGAGAGCGCCACCGTCGTCCTCAATAGTGAAATACTTCAACTTCTTGAAATCTACCGGTGTGTCGAGTTGTAGCTTAGCCAAGCCTTCTTCACCAGCCATAACACGAAACATAGGGTCTAAGTCTTCAACATATCGACACATTGGTCCAGTCACCAGGAACTCAGACCTCTTACCAGTGGCACAAGGAAACTGTCCCTCATTCTGAATAATGCCTACACAAGGAAGGAAGGGGTAGGTGATAATACTTATTCAAAATTCATGATGTATTATAGTACGTGtaagccaagttgtacatgtttgGACAAAAAATATGGTATTTATACCCTTGTTGATCTACATCATAACAAGGTGCATCTATGTAATTGGCTATACCGTTGATGCCAAAGAAATCTGAGTCAAAGTGTTCACAATTATTTTActccagtttttttttttcgcAATTGAGCTTGTTCGTGTTTGATCATATCATTCTACAAATGTTCAACAACTTGCTAGAAAATGCTCATGACACCCATGTCACTCAGACTTTCTTttgctgaacaaagaaaaatagagGAGAAATAAATCTAATTATGTGATGTAACATGGTGTCTCTGATTGGCAGTAGTCCTTGGGCATGACATGACACAAGTTATATTCACcttatataatgtacatacatgtagggtgTCTGCTAAAAATTGGTAGTAGACTAATTTCTCACCTGTACTTGGTTTATGTCCAAATATTCCATTGAAGTAACATGGCATTCTTATAGAGCCACCGATATCAGAACCTATACCAATGACAGATCCTGCAGCTGCCAAATTAGCCCCCTCACCACCTaaggatataaaaaaaaatagtagaaaattgttaaattttaaGTGTAGCATTGTATAATGAacaacagacatacagatatacatgtatacttaatcATGTTAGAGCCTTGTTTAAGCTAGAACCAAACTGTTTTGATAACTTAACCAATGTCTTTTCTGAGCTAAGGCCAACCAAACTCTCTGAATGGTATCATTTCTATCAATTGAAGTATTAGTCGACATCCTCTTTAAAAATATCGGTCATATGCCATTCTTGCAATTGGCCTAGGAAATATTTACTTTAAATAGTTCACaaacatatgcacacacacacacacacacacacacacacacacacacacacacaaagacacgttagccagacatacacacacatacacatacatacacacacgcacgcacatacacatacacacaaacacatacagacaAAGACACGTTAgccagacagagacagacacacacacacacacaaacacatacaaagacatgttagacagacagacacagatgcagacagacacatatacacaatcacatacatacatacatacatacatacatacatacatacatacatacatacatacatacatacatacatacatacatacatacaaacatacacatacatacatacatacatacatacatacatacatacatacatacatacatacatacatacatacatacatgcactttACCAATAGCAGTATTAAACCTTGTTGAGCTAATGAACATGTAAGTAGTAGAAAAAGAATAGTGTTTATAAATTCTGAACTAAAATTCTAGAAATGTCAtcttcaaaatgtttgaaagtaCTTCATAATTCACTTCTACTTTAGAACTCACCAGAACTTCCACCAACCATTCTCCTTGTATCATATGGATTATTAGTCCTACCATACACGCAGTTGTTAGATTCATACCACATGCAGAGCTCACTACAGTTCGTCAAAGCTATTGGTATTGCCCCAGCATTACGTAGTCGACTGATAACTTTGGCATCTTTTGTTGATCGTATGTTCTTTCTTGCTACAAGTCCACTGGTATTGGGTAATCCTGCAATACAAAACAACAATCAGATAATGAGAGACATTTTACACTGAGGGGAATAGGCACTaaggactcatgaatattcattgtgccaccatgaatatattatttctgctgattcccataatgcaacagTCCAGCCCATAGCAAAGACACCCTATACATGTAAAGCCACAAGATCAACGTGATGATTCTCAGAAATCGCATGTAATTgttggtgatgtaaaatcatcaaatgattctccagaacccatagtttatgaaaatgacttcatttcctggagtggtgtttcccTTTAACATCTAAAACTTAACTTTCTGAAGTCACCGTTCCTACTTTTCAGGATTTCCTTGTCTCTGTTTAGGTTTCATAACCTTTAACCTTGAGAATAAAGATGACTAAACGAGACAATAAACTGAAACTAAATCtaaattgatgattttttttagtCATCGCATTTGAGAAACTGAAACTGAATATCCCTTTGGTTTCCTATAATACCTGTAATGACGTATTTGTAGCAGACTATTTGATCAAAGGAAAAAGGTGATCAAAAACTGCTCATTTTTGTAATTCAGATTTAGGATTAAATTTTGGTGTGAAAACAGTCGTCTGATGAAGtgatagaaaaagttggtccaaaacaaaagaataatcctatccaACCATAATGGcaccactgataagataacactaatgtgagaacctgggattgaatcatgcgCCTTTAAGATAACAAGTACCTGTGATAGCAAATGCTTCTTTGGCTGTGAATGGAATGCCAAGAAATGGAGCATTTGTCTGTGAATATTTGTCTGGTACACTTCCAGAATCCAGAACAGAATCAATCTCCTTAGCTTCTTGCATTGCTTCATCAAACCTGTCAGCAACCACAGCGTTAATTAATATATTCACTTCTTTAATTCTGGAGATAAAAGTACCCACTACTTCGGCACTTGTCACCTGAAAtggaaaatttaaaattatacgTATGTGATTTTTCTTTCTGGTATAAAGTAAGACTTTCGACAGTTGTATGTTGCTGACTCTTGTAATATGTCTTTGAATACTATTTTTAGTAGAATGAAAACAAGGTACTCACTAAAAGACGATATTTTTATAATTCTGCACCTGTACATGTTTGATCATGTCAGGACAATGCAGATTTTACTGTTTACATTTGCTAGCACTTAGTAATTACTTTGTTGTCTTTGTATACAACTCTGTACCTGTACACATTCCATCAAGTCAGGACAATGCAGATTTACCATTTATGTTTGCATATCTGCTATATTTCCACTGTCACTAGTTTTTCTGCTGTTGAGACAATTAGGGCACTTTCTGAATTTAGTTACAATAGACATACTTATTTCAGCACATGTAGCAAAATACCAATTTAGGACATGTTATGCACACTTAAATTTGGCAGACAGGGATAAGGGGAATTAGACATCGCTTGAAAATAACTCATCAGGTCTGTATCCAGTCGGCCCATTGACACCTTGTACAACAGCTGAATACAGAAAATGACAACTAGTAAAGTAAGTTAGTGAGACTTATTTCCACAGGAAAAGCGTTTGCATgtattcagctaaaataaatctTGCATCAGAAAACATATGACAACAGTAGTATGACAAAAAATTTCAGTTCAGAAACTGTTCATTGGCCCACTATCTTTGTATTTTGTGAACTGCCGAGAGATAGCGAGACTACAAGGACTGCTGATTGGTTCGAGTTGCATTCAGGATATGACCCAGGCACCCTAGGTCATGGTGATAAAACATGACAGTTTTGCTCAACTTGGAGtttaatatttgtatacaaataaatacccccaacccccaccccctagCAGAGTAAGTCACTATGCATGACTGCCATTTTAACTGTTAGAGGACGAATTAAAATGGCATTGGACCACTATAGGTAGGTTAAAGTGTTTTTATCATTATGTCACTGTACACAGACATCTACTGTATAGTTCTGATTGTTCACAGTGCTAGAagtatactgtacattgtattccGTTTTATCTCTCATACCTCAGTTGTGACTAGAATTGCAAATTGCTGATAATACCGTTTGAAAATTGGGCAATCATGCGTGGGGATTTTCAAACCTTATCGTCAATGGTTTGCAATTCTAGTTACAAGTGAGGAATGCGAGATTAAATGGAATATACCTCTAGCGCCATAAACAGGCtatatgtgatatacatgtaccacacagtgTAGAAGAGTGTTAGCACTTAGTTGGTACTATAATTACTTTGTCATCTTCAAATAAACACATCAGCATGACATGTTAATAATTAGCATGAGTTCCCTTCATTCAGGGCTTgtgtcagtacatgtatgtttactaaAGGTGATAAGTAGGTATTAAAATCTGcagagttccccagtcatttggGTTCCCAAATGAAATATTGGTAGATTCTATGGAAAACCATTGCACTGTTAAGTACTGCTTTCCCCTTTGCTCTTACTCAGTTACTCAGGATTCCaaaccttggcaaaaacactgTGTGTATTTAAAGATAAAAAACATCCCTAAAGATATGGCgatcaatattttcattgtcAAATCACTGGCAACCAAGTAGATGAATCAGTCCACTAAACTAATATTATTGTATACCCATCCATCTATAAATTGTCAACTACATCAaactataaaatattgaaaacaaagtgTTTATTACAAAAGcttataaatatgcaaataaaccattGCATATTTAACATGACCTCAGCCTTGACCATGACCATTATCATATGTGTGCATGGTAACTTTTCCTAAAATagtcactaccaccaccaccatcaccatcatcatcatcatcatcatcatcatcatcataattatCAGTAGGTAGGTCGATGACCTGTTCATAGTTCCTATGAATCAGTCAAGCAAGTGCATATTTTCTGTGCAACGGTTGTCTAAGTAAGGGTCAACAGAATAATCATAGAGAAACGGTTTTGCCTGTCCAATCTTGACTTGAAAGATTTAATGGTGGGAGCATttactactatgtatatacatttgtaggtaCATTGTCTGGCAAGCTGAGAAAAAATGACATCGAATTTCCAGAGAGGGTATCTTTAATTTATACAAGTGTCCTAGCAAACATATCTCATAGAGAATTGACCTCCAGATATTGCACTTTATCCCTTGAGTAAATCAAACATTGATCAACAAAGGTAAACAGAATCAGGAGATCTGTAAGCTGTGACAAAACATGCTAGTTtcaccctcagaccactaaaaattgGTCTGAGTTTCACCATAAGACCCTACATGCCCTATACATGTAGGGTCCACAGTTTGACATGCTACAATCGTAACTACTCACTTGAATTATAGCTTACCTAGAACTTCTTAGGCAAAGATATTACTGATGCAATAAATGAGTAAATTAATggaataccaccaccaccaccaccaccaccaccaccatcaatcatcatcatcatcatcatcatcatctgattCAATGTATTCATGAATGATTGtgatttgtatgtgtatatcaaaAGGCAATGACTTTGGTTCAGTGTTCGACTTTTAAAGTCCATGCTTTACGGGATAAAGGGGGCATAGTCCGGGGCACAGTATTAGTAATCTGTGGACCTCTGTTTTGGGTTCAACCGTCGGACTTTTACAGTGGGCctgaaattaaaattacacCCTGTGATAGTGCAGTGAGTGAGATGAGACCACTTGTAGAGGTGCATAATTCATAAAATCCTTATCGAAATACCAACCTCTCTTTTGCGTATCATCTTTGCAAGGCTTGTGGCACTTTCCAACAGTAATGGGTTACGGACAGGTGTCACAGTTGTTTTCGGTTTCCATCCATTCAAAAGGAATGCAATGACGGTTACTACGGCACGCAACAAAGTACCCAACACCAACTGTACACCTGACAATACAAAGTTGGCCACCATTGTTGGCTGAAGTGTTGTTACTTGTCGATGTCCGTGATTACAAATTGTATGTTAGTCTATATATGGCCAGACAACCAGCTAGGATGACTGCAAAACCACAGATAAGCTAAAACGATGATAGCTCAGCGCTCGCGTCAGTAGGTACCTAGCCAGGGTAATGAAGTAATAACCAAAATAAATCACTGAGGGCGCACTGTTACTTATTGCGTGCGCATACATACGACGTCATGCTTGATGTGCTAAAAATAGGAACGGGTATTTCCCGAGCGACGTACCCCAATCACGTCGTTCAGGAAAAATCTAACATTTTCCCCGTATCAAGGTGTGCTTTCCCACACTTTTACACACATAGACGCAAGAAAACGAAACGAAAGTATTATAACAAGCACAAGGTGAGTTGATGTCACTTCaaagcatatttttttttcattggaAAGCATTTTGTTTCCTATATTTCGTACGGACGATATGCCTGTAAATTCTGGTCAAAATTAGTGTTTGGTCAGTGTCGTTATGCCAGTTTGAATATGGCTATGACGGTTACAATTCATACTTTGTTCCCTTATTCttaatttgttgttttccatgtaATTTACCATGTATCTATGTGGTCTGTGAAACTTTCTCATCGAAGAGAACGGCATCCCGATGCAGGAGACACGTTATATACGAGTGTTTCCCTAAATGTTTGACCTGTGTTGTGTATGTCTACATGGCGCCATAGTAAACTTTTTATGAATCTTGCATAAATTATTGACGGACCATGGTTTCTTTTCATATCATTATTTCGGCGAAAGTGTCAGCTGGCGCCAAGAAATTTGTTGGTAAGGGGTATACACGCTATTTATTTAAAACTAAATGTTATTTCGTCAGAAAAAAGTCCAACCTCCGGGGGGATGTGTCCCAATGAATGCAATGAAGCAATCGGGGCTTTCCACCACCGTAAGGTCATTTCCTGGTTTTTCTGAAAAATTGATGCTTTGCCAAAAATATATCATCTTAGCTACATGGATTATCGCACGTTCAGAATCTATAAGTTAATTGTGAAATTGGCATAACCGAGTTACAAACAACGACGTACATATAATCTATATTCACCAGACTAGTAAGCATATAGGATTCTATTCGAGGGTGTATACACAGGTAGtgtaagttttttttcattaacAACTTCCTTTTCATTAAGTTTTGTTGCTTCCATGTCACTTTATAACTAAAAGTTATCTtgtgtattatttcattttcaaaaaatacacaagAAGCTGGTATATTTCCTAAAAAGTGACTAAGAACTAAAAAGTTTGTTGTATATCAGTTCTGGTTTGTGCACTGACTCACAGGTTTATATATGTGCTTTGTCATTGATCAAATATTGAAAGACAAGTCAATTTACATTGTAAGGATTTTTTAAATCATAGAGTGGTTACTCAATTTATCAATTGTTACGGAATGTTAAGATTTCATGAAAATTTTCAAACAATACCCTCATCTATAATGTAGTTCCTGATGGACTGTATTCCATACTATGTTAACTTCACGGTCTGTCAGaaactagactacatgtacctcatctaccccccccccccccccccatcttaCACTCCCTTTGCTCCCACCACTCCAGGTCAAAATAACCATCACATGCTCTGATTAAAATCACTTCTTTTCGCAATACGCCTCAACTGCCAATTTTTCAAACCAGTAGATAATCACTAATCAAGTGTTGATGTTTTCTTTCCTAACAGAACACAAGGTACTTCACAAAGCAAATATGGTACATGCACAGTATGATGAGAATGGCCCAAATTTTAACATCAATAGAAAACTAGCAGTCGCTAATCAAGATAAGGCCAGATTTGTCAAGGAAAGAGTAAAGCAAGATGTTGCCCCCGGTAACCAACAACAACCATTTCACTTTCGAAGGATGGCAAGCTATTCTGTACTATTACCACCACTAAACCTGTATCCTGAAGAGCTGAAAGCTTTTCTGTATAAAGATTTCATTGATCATATGATGTTCACCACTCTGTTTCAAGCCAGTATTCTTAATTGGTGTAGGTCTGCAAAACAAGTGTTACCCATTCTAACTACTGGTAAGTTACTGTGGAAACCAGGAGAGTAGAAACAAAATATCATCTGGCGTGGCAAAATTCATCCTAaagttgctacattttatggttTGACTAAACCAATTTCACATTAACATTGCAGAATCTTATTGTCAGGCATGGAAACAATCTGATTAACGTTGCTATACATTATCATCTGacttggccaaaattgaaaaacaaatgttacattttaatccatcTGTCTGAAAAAGTATATGTTGTTACAGagtatatattgttacagtgtatatgttgttacaatgtatatgttgttacaatgtatataatttggTGATGATCTGCAAAGATAGTAGCTCAGGTGAAgaaaatataatgtaacaatattggtaaCATTTTTGTCACATCAGACAATGACAAAAAGtgttaataagatttttgttgcacCAGTTAAGATTCGACAATATTAGCAAGATATTTTTCAAGCCAGGTTATGagtgtagcaatgttagtaagaatcCAAATTTTATCCAAGTCCACTGATATTTGTTTTTTACTCTCCTGATGTCTATTGTAAGTCAGCAAGGCTGTAGAACAGtgtactgactgactgaagatatatattcatatcaaAGCTAGGTAGTCAGGGGTTGGGTAAGGTATAGTAAGACCCCCTAACTTAAACCTGATTTGTATCATGGACAGACAACCTatgaagtaaataaaatacatttacataaaatattaagcatattagttaccagacaactatttttcaatCCCTTTcccatttatttatgtaatcaTTCTCTTTacagacttgtattattttgtatctgGGAATAAAGTCATATTACATGAACACCTACATGTAATGCATTTGATAAATCTTAAAAAGGGTAGTAAGATGATCTCCTAAAATAAATAGTCAAGATTAACAAAGAATCCCAGTAAACATTCTGCCATGTAAGGGCAAGGTATATGAAATGTGATCTTCGATCAGTAATAATTTTTGTGACTATGATATCCTTTTCTCCCTCTTCTCAAAGCTGATGGGAACTGTCTCTTACATGCTATTGCCATGGCGATATGGGGAATTGAAGATGATGATTTGACTCTGAGAAGACTCCTGTACCAATCACTAACTGAGAATGACGAATTCCTGAACAACATGAAAGCAAGATGGGAAAATGAACGAAAGAAGCAAGATGGCATAGTTTACGATGGAAGGCTGGAATATCTATCTGTGgtacatttaaatttaattccGTCAAATATTTAATTACAGTTTACACATTGTACAATTGTTAATTAAAAACTCAAcaaatttacagaatctttcgtaaaaaagaataaaaatatcaattctgtaagatatgttgtgtgccTCTTCCATCAACAGTCTGCTCTATTTACAAGgtgttgaccgatgtgtgagggcacacccatcatggcataccttataGACTAGTTCTATGCTAGAAATGATTAAGACTCAgaattatattttttacaaGCTATGGTGAGAGAAAAGCAGATAGTTGATACAAGTTAAGACTATTACAAATTAATGGACATGCAAACCAACCCCTAATACTATGTCACAATCTTTGTGTTTgctttattttcacaaaatatagCATCGGAACCTAATTTACCCTCAATGAAACCTTCTCTTCAGTGCTGTGGATAACTTATATCCTTTAATTAGTGGATACACATAATCAACAACTGACTTTAACTAACCCTAACACCACCTCTTTAATATTGGGGTATCGTGTATCTACTAATCTCCAGTCTTACCTACAGGATCTTGCAGTGTGCTTTTATTTCAATTGGTAGAACACTCCTACAGGAAGATGGGGATTATGGATTTCACTTCTTCATCTTACCCACTTCTTTTTCTCCAAAGTTGTGTCTGGGAAGGTTCAGTTTATCTTTGTAATTGTAGTGAACATTGAAATGGTCTCTCCATTTGTTCAAATTTATGGTTTGCAATACATGGACAGTATCACTATTACTTATTGATGCCAAAACCTTTGCAGCAATGACATCAAACAAGGCaccaaatattgaaatgaataaatCCAGTGTTGTCACATCTTTCAGACTAACAAGAGCTATTTTGTGTTTCTTTAAACAGCAATGGAATGAAGAGTGGACAACCATGATACGTATAGCTGAGGCAAGAAGGCGACCAGCTGAAGAAGGGGGACTTCTGTATGAATGTCTGGACGAATTCCATGTCTTTGTGATGGCAAACATACTTCGTAGACCTATCATTGTCGCTGCTGACAAGATGTGGAGAAGTTATGATGGCATTTCCATGCAGCCACAGAATTTCAGTGGGATATACCTTCCACTGTGTTGGCCAGCTGAACAATGCATCAAGACACCTGTGCTATTGTCATACAATGAAATGCATTTTACACCACTGGTGTTTCAGGCGTCAGGAACGATTGGGAATTGTCAATCAATGACAGCGAATGCAGAATATGCATTTCCTATTGTTCACAAAGATCTGACACCTATGACTGTACACTTCCTACTGGATCAAGAAGAAAGACAAGTGATGGAGCTCTTGCCACAGTATCTTACTGTTGTAGAACTAGACCACACAAATGAGACTGGTCAATGCAAGATACAGGCAGCCCTAGCCAGGCAGAAACAACTACCAATAGATCTTGATCTGATACCAGATTTCTTTATGACTATTGAAAGTCAATACCATCATTATCTTGACATGGAGTTTGGAGGTCCTCCGGACAGAGGACCACAAAAGTGTATCATGGAGTCTTGTCAGACGGTTGGAAATTGGGCAACAAATAACGGTATATGTGATGAATGTCTGAAACATCTTCAAGAACAACCATCTCGACAAGTGTCTTTGCTTGGTAGTCCAATCAGTTATGCTACTCCAGCAGAACAGCAGCCTTCGATACATCAAGAAGGGCCTCCGGCACATGTACGCCTGCCATCATATGATGAAGCAACTGGAAGAAAACCAGAACCTACAAAAGGTCAACAACAGTACATCCCTTCAATTCTCCCCATCAAATGCGCTAATGAAACCTGCCAGTATTTCTGCTCCATAGCAACTGGTGATTATTGCCATGAATGTTCCAACAAGTTAAATGCAGGAGTTGAAATACCCAAACCACAAAAGGTGGGAAGACCCATTATCTGTGTTGCTCCAAACTGCATGAATCCTGGTAACTCTCTTACCAATAACCTCTGTAAAGTTTGCTATGATCAAGAACGCTTTAATACCCAAGGATCTGCAAGACCCTTACCTGCCACAGCTCCACCTCCAAGCATCATCAGTATGAAGCAAGGTGGGGCTCTAAGATCATCGAGTGAGCCCTTGAAGCTTGGAGGCATGCCTGTGAAGGAGCAAAAGAGATCTTCAAGTGTATCATCCTCACCATTACATGCTCCCTATCAATCATCTACATTTGAAGATGAAAGAAGAACAAATAGTTTACCAAACAGTTTACCTTCCACGCTGGATGGGGTACAGAAGTGTCTGGTGCCTGATTGTCGACTTACAGGATATTTGAAGTATCAGGGGATGTGTGGCAACTGCTTTGAGCAACAAAGAAGAATCCTAAATGATATGAAGGGGCAGCAACAGATTCCTGTACAGAAAGCCAAGCCTATTGGAGACCACTCTAATGCTGTGATGGGGGAACAAAAACCTAAAGTGACAAGAGAAGCAGTGGAATGCAAGAATGATGGCTGTGATATGTTTGGTACAGCTCAAAATGGTGGATATTGTTCAAAATGTTTCCTTACTGTTATTGGTCAGGCAAGCAAGAAACAGACCCAGCAGGTATTGCAAACAAGTTCTGGCACAGTTCCCAAACGTGAACCAAATTTCCGTGAAGCtcaaattttcaataaatgCAAGACAGAGAACTG from Glandiceps talaboti chromosome 3, keGlaTala1.1, whole genome shotgun sequence carries:
- the LOC144453924 gene encoding tumor necrosis factor alpha-induced protein 3-like isoform X3, coding for MVHAQYDENGPNFNINRKLAVANQDKARFVKERVKQDVAPGNQQQPFHFRRMASYSVLLPPLNLYPEELKAFLYKDFIDHMMFTTLFQASILNWCRSAKQVLPILTTADGNCLLHAIAMAIWGIEDDDLTLRRLLYQSLTENDEFLNNMKARWENERKKQDGIVYDGRLEYLSVQWNEEWTTMIRIAEARRRPAEEGGLLYECLDEFHVFVMANILRRPIIVAADKMWRSYDGISMQPQNFSGIYLPLCWPAEQCIKTPVLLSYNEMHFTPLVFQASGTIGNCQSMTANAEYAFPIVHKDLTPMTVHFLLDQEERQVMELLPQYLTVVELDHTNETGQCKIQAALARQKQLPIDLDLIPDFFMTIESQYHHYLDMEFGGPPDRGPQKCIMESCQTVGNWATNNGICDECLKHLQEQPSRQVSLLGSPISYATPAEQQPSIHQEGPPAHVRLPSYDEATGRKPEPTKGQQQYIPSILPIKCANETCQYFCSIATGDYCHECSNKLNAGVEIPKPQKVGRPIICVAPNCMNPGNSLTNNLCKVCYDQERFNTQGSARPLPATAPPPSIISMKQGGALRSSSEPLKLGGMPVKEQKRSSSVSSSPLHAPYQSSTFEDERRTNSLPNSLPSTLDGVQKCLVPDCRLTGYLKYQGMCGNCFEQQRRILNDMKGQQQIPVQKAKPIGDHSNAVMGEQKPKVTREAVECKNDGCDMFGTAQNGGYCSKCFLTVIGQASKKQTQQVLQTSSGTVPKREPNFREAQIFNKCKTENCNRVGFKTNDGYCNVCVGTHQNVAPQGPVGAAGTAAGTRDGKVQKTKFKVHKYLCVNPGCEGVRINNDAAGDMCYWCYNKAVKGIVQETAPLPEPADRVRHEEIPVAAPAAVPEHRNICINPKCDHQAISADVALCQRCLNVLEAATTHQPTPKAEEQKTTKPSESKQTQYTLPCATHDCDNFRKPGRQGFCNDCYYKYLDQEREQGEQVQRPVNPKVGESKLLKEERKTCQAPWGCEMFGNPDQNNLCSKCFRRHLAEQYGGGNADNQRRPAPLSPYHGMAAAKPNKRPDNIYDEPWGANYGYRHIECATAECYNVANPNILDGLCGSTSRR
- the LOC144453924 gene encoding tumor necrosis factor alpha-induced protein 3-like isoform X1, with the translated sequence MVHAQYDENGPNFNINRKLAVANQDKARFVKERVKQDVAPGNQQQPFHFRRMASYSVLLPPLNLYPEELKAFLYKDFIDHMMFTTLFQASILNWCRSAKQVLPILTTADGNCLLHAIAMAIWGIEDDDLTLRRLLYQSLTENDEFLNNMKARWENERKKQDGIVYDGRLEYLSVQWNEEWTTMIRIAEARRRPAEEGGLLYECLDEFHVFVMANILRRPIIVAADKMWRSYDGISMQPQNFSGIYLPLCWPAEQCIKTPVLLSYNEMHFTPLVFQASGTIGNCQSMTANAEYAFPIVHKDLTPMTVHFLLDQEERQVMELLPQYLTVVELDHTNETGQCKIQAALARQKQLPIDLDLIPDFFMTIESQYHHYLDMEFGGPPDRGPQKCIMESCQTVGNWATNNGICDECLKHLQEQPSRQVSLLGSPISYATPAEQQPSIHQEGPPAHVRLPSYDEATGRKPEPTKGQQQYIPSILPIKCANETCQYFCSIATGDYCHECSNKLNAGVEIPKPQKVGRPIICVAPNCMNPGNSLTNNLCKVCYDQERFNTQGSARPLPATAPPPSIISMKQGGALRSSSEPLKLGGMPVKEQKRSSSVSSSPLHAPYQSSTFEDERRTNSLPNSLPSTLDGVQKCLVPDCRLTGYLKYQGMCGNCFEQQRRILNDMKGQQQIPVQKAKPIGDHSNAVMGEQKPKVTREAVECKNDGCDMFGTAQNGGYCSKCFLTVIGQASKKQTQQVLQTSSGTVPKREPNFREAQIFNKCKTENCNRVGFKTNDGYCNVCVGTHQNVAPQGPVGAAGTAAGTRDGKVQKTKFKVHKYLCVNPGCEGVRINNDAAGDMCYWCYNKAVKGIVQETAPLPEPADRVRHEEIPVAAPAAVPEHRNICINPKCDHQAISADVALCQRCLNVLEAATTHQPTPKAEEQKTTKPSESKQTQYTLPCATHDCDNFRKPGRQGFCNDCYYKYLDQEREQGEQVQRPVNPKVGESKLLKEERKTCQAPWGCEMFGNPDQNNLCSKCFRRHLAEQYGGGNADNQRRPAPLSPYHGMAAAKPNKRPDNIYDEPWGANYGYRHIECATAECYNVANPNILDGLCGECYHVYQDIQLIPRYTLGRKIYHEPEVIPPPKAEKPRCKYDACDHFGNPKCFGYCHECYEVLMVNAPEQLQQLKI